From the genome of Meriones unguiculatus strain TT.TT164.6M chromosome 17, Bangor_MerUng_6.1, whole genome shotgun sequence:
agtatgttcaaaaaactccaaactttattaaatgtaaactttattgaataacaacacaaatgtaagatttactgctaataaaaaattaaagtttcctgtataaaaatagattatcatgtagttggcaatattcacactaaatatattaagtctataccaataatggggctaaggtgacagaatataaatattaacatgacatattaaatttcagcttaatatatacaaagaaaacatcttcaaaaatagcttaagaatatatatatttatatatataatatataatatatatttttatttatatataaatatttgtttatttacatatatatatatataaatatatatttatttatttttttggaataaacagtttagtacagccctcagcagggtgaggcttcaaggagtcccgggtttacaatgcacatctagcattagttactcctctcccgagaataaaatagatgtctttacttccaggctgggaagtatcttgagATGTCCCCAGCgcgtttcttacttctcctggattgctcggatcccgtgaacagcagcacactgcGACGCTTCTGTAGTAGCACACAGTACCGGAAGGCAACCGGAGATTCACTcggagacaggcaactggtggccttcctttcagagataactaatgcaaacaagcagtcgagAACAAAAGGCCGAAAATCGCCAGAAGCCatccactgccagttagctaaaacttgtgaacaaaaacagcaaaattcaatccagcgtcgacctcagtcacagataaatcttgacagctgcgtgcttgtgagcatgcgctgtgcagtccggatagtttctaactttcggtgggcacacgtgtcttctgttgttgttgttgttctgtcccgacagggtttctctgtgcagccgcggctgtcctggccacagtctttacactcagaacttgttcaagactcttccacacccagtacctgcagtccttagcctcacctgggaaagagctcggagcagctgcctcgaagtggccgccagggggcgctgctacagtaagcgcttgtgcaggatctcccacaccatcttcttcctgaaaagaggcatgtgctgctgggagaaggtgatgggctggcccctggaaatgtaatctgcatatttacaggcgaacacgccgcagtcgcccccgttcagctgctgaggaatctcctctgccgacatgctgtgttgcttccactccacagggctcaggtcgctgttccttctcgctttgctctcctcccgcagatagcagaaaagcagctcaaggatgtcgggtctcttctgtcccgtggagtccatgtagacaatactcttctttcttaagtctgtgaccgccaggctccagtgcatgcccaggtgaactgggaccaggagaagttccttggcaaagatgtttactgcccgggtccatcttctgactgacctgtagccaccagactttaacttggtgtaaaagaaggtattaaatgcgtgaagtgccgggtagccttgactttgatttctttccatgagaagattcatgtaaaaattgatgactttgtcgttgagccactgggtgttccttagggtccacaggtctcctcgagtcatttgcagtttgaaggcacagctcaagatctcatcttttgacccagggcctagcgcactgctgatttctttctccatgtccactgtgacagcaggaccacggtccagccctctgcccttctcttggtcttcaagagcctttttcttgacctcaggtgttgacactttgctgctgggcatgccattgctgacactgtctgtgcagatttgaggtgtttccgattcatgattctgcccttcagcacaacctttgagagtcttggaggtgtccatggtgcttgtgtgagtgctgtgagggccagagctcacggggacgtcaggttggaggagttccaacagcactgggcacttttcattgtggtgtttctcaacttcttcctccctgttgctgtgggggggcttgagaccctggcctccacccacagactcctcagtcacagcctcttctggggggcctttggcacactctggggccattagctgtaacggacccttttcctggggtgaccatattcggctcttgtcaggctcttcatccccaagctctgtttcatgctgttcctgttgCAGCTTCTTCCACGACTGGACTggctcttctgagcacacatcatcctcttcctcttcttggcgtttcctcttctggcctttctctggctgttcagggctTATCGTTTTAGcctgcttgcaaggctgccttatagagggactacttgtattgtctttgctcagctgttggctgccggccatgacacagctttccgatgtccaagtcaaagtgcaggtcagctgggcgttctgtgggagttcttgggttgtcctcttgatggctgaaggcaccttagtctactgggagatgtcttatccacacaAGATAAGGTGGTTCACGGTCAGAAACCGCAGGGGAAGAACACAGGTTTCCTTTggcgctggggtcagttaggccaccaagacagaaggaggtcgcagtgtcaaaggacacttctcacatagctgatcttctctaatcttgtctttcgggtggcatttcctcagtccccctatagaaaggtctgtggagttcccactctgcgttttgtttttccctactgagggagaaggatcgctctagggcacaaggagcctctgtagaacctgaaattgtggaaatcacaatgattgtcagagtctttcagccaaagacagcagtcaacacacgttagaagcaagactactgtgtgcctccctccactgtcaccaaggatctggaaggccagtttccacaaaaaactgtggtttatgatgtggttttatgcaccagggcaacattcattggtgaatggaggccctgcccaccatcgcccaggtctagggtcttaaagcttgttttcattcctggaattcctgttggaactcctgctggctgaagcaaacccaagatcagtaagaactcagaggagcagaagttcagcacatatcatgaataaataaatgtaaaaaacccccaagtgctgggattaaaagcggcagcaccactgcttggctggacagatcttttcaggatgactcagcagagatggctccgtggtgaagagtgatgcttttctagaagaccacacattgatttccaaccctgtctttgcagcttacaatcacctgtaactccagtgccaggggagctgacactctcttctggctttaagcaggaaacgcacacacacacacacacacacatacacacactgctcttaaatatgtgagagtaaaacactcatacacattaaaaataaatcttaaaaaaataaaagctaggattCGTACTAAgcctatttctctttttcccccaggaaaaacagtgtaccggagaactaagtaaaaatcattgctaaaatgtacaaaacgaaattagaaaaaaatgtaataaatgaaaagatagttatcctttctaaaagctattagaaatagtttgagaagcttctatgtccttaaaccttgaaagacagagaccaaaccatgtgtttaaacctgcttgtagctgcttttctcacacccaaaaatctagacacataaccatatctccataaaactcatataacatgtgatttatcagtggcgaagctttgtagattatatatgatttgatcgttgccaaacagaacggaggaccaaggagatggctcagcctggttagctgctccctggcaactctgaccagttcagggcaattcctgagtcactcaaaataaaagacagaacccagtcacccgaattattctccgacctccacgtGTGCTGCGGCAAGCCAACAGTTGCCGCACCcccaatgcaaataaataatgaactgcaataaaccctgccaggtgagcaaagagagtggcattttatcctagtggatcacGGTGGAATGGCCatgcctctcaccctgcaaattcaggcaacggccacaagagggcagagagaaaccacagagaagagcgcgcctctcagctctttcctgccttcctctctgacccaaaggagcttctcagagcagagaactgcaggggcagaaccaaagcatctGGACAACTGGGCTCCCCTTGATTACAAGGCTAGCAGGTTTAGTCAGGGATctcgagagtaacagaacacacacacacacacacacacacacacacacacgatagatagatagatagatagatagatagatagatagatagatagacagacagacagatagatgagtttagatagatgacttacaggctgaagtccatctagtccagagatggctgcctatgaatggaaggtccaaaagtccagtagtttttcagtccatgagtgtggatgtctcagctggtcttcagtaaaggctagaattctacacaagtagaccgcaaggacagtgaaggaatggacttcttctcagtgaggcagtaacaggcaaatagcaaaagctccctagttccagcgccttttatagaagcttctagcggaaggtgttgcctggattagaggctcagcttccctcttcaaagatgcggattaaaattaagcaaggaatccctcacaggtgtgccttttcattttggggttttacataataccagataactggaatccagttgacagtcaagaatggccgtctcagctgcctttccaagccccacttcatgttctggacacagtttgacatttttgacatttaaccttgtgttctttctttctgtagattctggtgtgtgtttgtctgtgttcacgtgtgtacgtgtgtgcatatgtgtgtgtgtgcctgtgtgcaggctctctcaaagaagtcagcatgtgtgggttgagttgtggggcagcagagctgggttGGAATGGAgtggagctcagttggtggaacgcatggtccagcaaataagaaccctgggtttgcttcccagaccacacacaactgcatgtgatggggcacgcctcttctcctagcgctctggaagcagaggcaggagaaccacaagttcaaggtcatcttaagcagtatagggctttcacagtctgccttggatacaaagagccccgaatgataaaatataggatataggaagggaggttgtagatcagcaattactgagcgtatgccgtgcataaacaaaggccacggTTTAATCCCTACCAGCTTCAAGATCCCCGAAGTTTGTTCACTCTACgaagctggctgtctaagctggtcctcagtatatgttgaaatcccaaagaagtaggctacaatgccagtgaagaaatgcctcagcagcaagatggatgacctttccagacagagggagagttagcagacaaaagacaaagactcccttcttacaggatcttttatgcaggcttccactggaaggtgtggcccaaatttagggtgggtcatctCACCCCAAAGCATCCCTCTCAAATaacccagtccaggaaaatcccgtctgaagggggccagcttcatggagggcaaaccgattagatgcccagtgcagaacagcctcctggaagctcctcacaccagcaacgttttatggacttagcaggttatatttgggattatgcatactgatatacatatttgcaatgccataacaattaatgaaaggagaggaggccatggatctgaagcagagtgggaggggaaatgccagggtgtggagggaggaaatggaagggagaaatgtaattatagtataatttcaaaaatctttttagaaagttaaaaaaaagaaaaaaaagaaggttctaaactaaaaaaaaaaaaattaaaaaaaaaaaaaaaaggaaagaaaattcctgacagatgtgcccaggtgcttgagttttagttgattccagatgtgatcaagttgacaacccaagattactcatcttacatgacatgcacacaatggaagaattttcatatgaagaaaaattatggctgaacatggataaggtatgtcaagtgaaataaacctgataaatgttgtattatctcacctctgtgagataatataatctgaaaatctctggttcatggaagagaagaatacaatgatggtttcccaagtctgggatgcgagcaaaaggaggggaagacagacctccGACACAGGTTATCAGAAGTACTCATCTTGCGTgcctgaacctgcttcccagtggcaaggtgttacaggtccacaggaaagagcagacagcaggaagcaagagtCAATCCGGGCTCAtgaagatgtgtgctgggattacatcctcgttatgtctgatttacagaatctttagcctccagattccatttaggaatattagggcaatattggtgtcatcttgtggggttcttgttagaatgtgtgcaaaatgctcactttaGCGAGTAATCCCCAAACGTGGAAATGTTAAGCCACGAACACTCAACATGTCGTATGgattgctgagtgaacacagtggtagttaatgttgtcaacttgtgggggtccagaggcatccggagacaaacctgtaggcatgactgtgagggattacctacctgggaaaacccaccttaaccttgtgtggggctctattccataggctgcgctcctggactgaataaaaagctaagcaaaactgactatgagcatttaattctctcaagatcgaacaaaataccccaggtttcccctgaaatcccttccccaggatggactggaatgcagaataaaacccgttatctcttgtgctgtttctcaTGGGATACCTTAAcacaacttccaggtaaatttgcattacagagaccctggtgaaatcaagcgtgggtaaggcattgtctctcatttttaaaatgtttcctgttaaagtttgttgaagctcagtgtggtggtcgaggagaggaggcaccatgagtttgagggcagctgagccacacagcatctctctcaacaggaacagcaAGAGGCTGAGGCTGTAGGCTGATGCTTCCTGTGGCACCTATGCTGTTCTCAACCCACGGGAGAAAGCAcccctcctttcttagcctctagatgcttcaactatAGGCCCAAGGTGGTTTGggtttgtccccataggctctgctgtttgagtgttaggcctctttctgtttgtttgtctctccgttgctgtctcagtatggaagccctcactgccgctccacccccataactgcctgccaccctgtgtgacactgtggtggtcatggactcaccctccgaacctgtgagcaagcccccggggaaaggctttcttttgtaagctgccttggtcatggtgtctctttacagcaacagaagagtgactaagacaaggcctaagccagaggcccttctgttaagcaattctaaataatcatctcaataagaggttattccattccagggatctaagaactaacacattttaaagatgaggaaactgaggcctaggtagatagtgatttttttttttaatatactatttagcagcagagctaggattcacccctgagccctctgtacctccaactccgttctgggctcaggcaacaattcctctctagtagttcagtctcttctctcacattgcttttctcaggtacaaatacggaataaacaccaacagcaccatgggtgataggaatcccaggtccaggctagagagatggctccgagttcaagagcactggctgcttttctaaaggtcctgagttcaattcccagcaatcacatggtggctcacaaccatctatcatgagatctggtgccctcttctggcccgctgacacacatgcaggcagattactgcataatagataaataaataaatctttttaaaaaatggggtattcgcattaccttagaaaaatatgaaatgaagaattccagttccatttaaatgGATCCCACTTACATGtaactttgattgtgaccccctcaggctgcctgtgtcagctcttgctctccccaggctgacccatcctttctctgccagttatcattacaggacacCAATCTCATCAGGGTacttctctgcttaaaaggctcccagtgctctgcccggcacaggagggctcccttgcgctgggcattctggagcttctctgtaCACCGGCTCCTTTGTCAGATCCACATGCCATCAGGGCAGCCCAGAACTGTGTTTCAGACCCCGAGGGCTCAGCGGTGAGtcctagcccccccccccacttcctcgcttcaaaaaaaatcacagtctaacctcatgtgcagtacacagaaaaacaagtcctttggtgctggagcccagctgccattctcattccattctcattccattcttaagaccacagccagattgattgttaaaatgtttattgcttatgtcgTTCCCTCATCAGAACACTACAGGTCAGTCTTCTGTGAGCAGACGTTATAGTTTTTGACTGCTCACCTCAGTTCCTCTacttccaccttgctggcctccctaccagttcttgggcataccaagcacaagcatgaccttcatctttgtttattctctactcttccccacgtctgcactagcctgcctgttcacatacagctcttgattctgagcccttgacagtgaaacattcagtaatcacccataggaaaatgcagccctgtcactccagaagcccctctgtgcttttcctcacagggctttagactttctagaatatgtcctgacttaactcaaagacctaatgcccaccactggatacagcacagctgcatcagagtaagaTAAGAGGACACAGCACTAGGGAAATAAGATTGAATGAATACACCCATTCGAAGATTGATCACcgggtatttttaaatatacagcaataaaatgttcagattattttcaaatgttcaaaacaaaaaacttgttttaggcagtctcatgtagcacaggctggcctcaaactcggtatttagcccaggatgatgttaaactcctgattcttcctatgcctcccaacttgtagaattagggaattatatacccagtttatggatagatgatgatcaatactaggtctgagttctagcagctgggctatacccacacccccaagccttcaagaagttttaagaaatgtgtttggtccaacattttcaatgcctctcatatttatcatctctatgatgtgttcacatttttgataactgacattaaaagatttgcttcaaaaaagatgccataggaaagtaaaaccttacagggatttctttgttgtttgtttaatttcctaggtggcagcctcaggagacaaatgaaagtcttaagaattaccaagatgctttgcttcagagtgacctcactttgtgtcctgtaggagtgaacacagagtgttacagaatatatgaggcctgctcgtttggctccattcctgtggtagaagatgtgatgacagctggccactgtggaaacatgtccagtcaccacagcactcctctgcagttactcaaggccatgggtgccccctttatcttcatcaaggactggaaggagcttcctgccattttagaaaaggagaagactgtaactttaccagaaaagtttcaaagaagaaaaatgttacttcactggtaccaacacttcaaaacagaactaaagtggaaatttactaatattttagaaagctcattttttataaataataaaggttaatcatacctaactgtaagtgtgtgttcttaagtgtgaatatgtacagcacttgataaggtggctccatcaactcagtttcacagaagggaccaaatgttctcctttttggctactgctgtatacaagatcaaagaaatggcgatattttcctgaggctgacctggcaagatacttaagtggttaaaggtgcttactgccaaggctgatgagctaagttcagtcccccagaaaccacacggtaggagagaagtgagtctcatgtgctgtcatgtgaccaccccaccagcatgcacacacaaacacatcaaataggtggatagatagattggtggatggatggatagatagacaggtgactcaggttcagttctaccgagatcaagaagccagcatttactgactgtgctcactgactttaacccactttaggtgctggagtgctggctcagtgtttgaaagtgctcactattcttgcatatagcctgagttcagtgcccagcatgcatggcacacactcagccatctgtaagtattgctcagtaggtcctgacatgttcttctgacatccatgcacacaagtgcatatgacacattaaaataaagaactaactgaTAGAGTACTATTTACTAGGGCTGACATCTGGTCATGTCAGTAGCAGGATATATGCTGAACAATGGTACAAAGTTATATAATGTCAATGAATTTAATGGCTCTactatacaacatggaaattattttaatataattgaaaggtgcctgagtggATGTTATgtgctttcacaaactgtatcaactctgaggtgatttgtatgtgaattagcaagttgtggctagtacacaatgtatatagtcccaaaacattgcacttgataacaTGTTCTATTTTCTATACCaatattagaaattgcaaactttagggaaacagcatcatatgttaaaacactggttattgcagtcagaaaaaaaaaataaaaaacttgtttccatgaggatttttgggggagcttgagggaatttaaaaggtgatctaaaatcttttacaacgggttctgctgaaatcatgctaaaagttcaatagtactattattcaagtaaatacctttcacaacttgtccagaccaacataaaatcagatacactgaaccagatagaagaaaaagcaggcaacagctctgtacttactggcacaggagatgaatttctgaacagaacaccaatcgcacaggcaataggataaatgggacctcatgaaactggaaaacttctgtaatacaaaggacactatcaattaaattagcaccctacagaatgcaaaaagatttttaacaactccacatctgatggaagactaatatccaaaatatgtaaagaactcaagaaactagataacaaaataagcaaataatccaattaaaaatggagcaggggctacaggttagtcaaaagatggatgcaggcactaaacctcttcacaaaggaacttattctgatcccagttgacaatgtgatcaactgcttgagctccagctaccaactaggtcttcctatatttatatatcaactatacccttgaattgtggaatacagaatgaactctctccttgctttgtcaaaatattttttcatagtaaacaagaaaaggaactaatacggaaaattggtactgggagttgggctgttgttacaataccctgaccatgtgattcttaatactttggaagtgagttgcagaagaaatgtggaagattggagaacttcaggcGACAAAGCCCTTATGTGCTGTAATGAGAACGtgatgtaggatgcttgaatgacaggaatgctgatgggttatcccctagctatctgctccctaggttgtgtcagaaaatcttgaatgcatcataaaagcaacagtgggagcataatcttataaagtatgttctggacatctctggactttataaaataaagacttcataataccattataaattatgcaatgaacagaaaaggttaaactattacatgtaaaactgattattttgaaactggaactattgaggctaaatactaaatcacagtgaggatgtgaaggggaataatactcttaatgagtaacaaattaatttcagtttaacctgtaccaaaaatgttaaagtagctttaagttgagtacccTTTTTCGAATAAACAGTTCGGTACAGCACTTAAAATATGGCTGAGACTTAGATTAAAAGATACCTGTGTTGAAAATGTACGTTTGGAAATACTTCACTCAACTTCCAAAAAGACAGATCTCcttactttcagaaaataaaatgtttttatttgtttatctatttattaaaattttaacaaagaagagacttcattcagatgctagcaccagatacccacggtgtgaagactgtgccttagagtgctctcaagatgcagtccCAAGGTTCATTACTCATGCGTTTATAAAGGCTCACAGGCTGTGCCCATCCTGGCTttgtgcacctagaggcaggaacactggcagacttcctgcctgcatgtcctcagacacctccatctaggtgcagtcaagggcaagcaagcttgtccacaggagtgaccacacactgtctgtatcctccatgaacaagaccaggcaatcaca
Proteins encoded in this window:
- the LOC132648693 gene encoding sentrin-specific protease 2-like; the protein is KALEDQEKGRGLDRGPAVTVDMEKEISSALGPGSKDEILSCAFKLQMTRGDLWTLRNTQWLNDKVINFYMNLLMERNQSQGYPALHAFNTFFYTKLKSGGYRSVRRWTRAVNIFAKELLLVPVHLGMHWSLAVTDLRKKSIVYMDSTGQKRPDILELLFCYLREESKARRNSDLSPVEWKQHSMSAEEIPQQLNGGDCGVFACKYADYISRGQPITFSQQHMPLFRKKMVWEILHKRLL